In Simplicispira sp. 125, one DNA window encodes the following:
- the coq7 gene encoding 2-polyprenyl-3-methyl-6-methoxy-1,4-benzoquinone monooxygenase → MFVRKFNSLDPWLGAADTALRTLFAKPCASEASPADAETEVALRPADRRLSGALMRVNHVGEVCAQALYTAQAAMTRDGPLREHLLEAAREETDHLAWTRARLDALGARPSLLNPLWYAGAFALGTVAAGWSDRVSLGFVVETENQVSAHLGSHLQRLPDDDRPSRAVVARMKADEERHAAQARASGAMELPRPVRALMRAAARVMTTTAHHL, encoded by the coding sequence TTGTTTGTTCGAAAATTTAACTCTCTAGACCCTTGGCTGGGCGCAGCCGATACGGCCTTGCGCACCCTGTTTGCCAAGCCGTGCGCCAGCGAGGCTTCTCCGGCCGATGCGGAGACAGAGGTGGCGCTGCGGCCTGCGGATCGGCGCTTGTCGGGCGCTTTGATGCGGGTCAACCATGTGGGCGAGGTCTGCGCACAGGCCCTTTACACGGCACAAGCCGCCATGACACGCGACGGCCCTCTGCGGGAGCACCTGCTGGAAGCTGCCCGCGAGGAAACAGACCACCTGGCCTGGACACGCGCACGTCTCGACGCCCTGGGCGCCCGTCCGAGCCTGCTCAACCCGCTGTGGTACGCAGGCGCCTTTGCGCTCGGCACGGTAGCCGCAGGCTGGAGCGATCGCGTCAGCCTGGGTTTCGTGGTGGAAACCGAGAACCAGGTGTCCGCCCATCTGGGCAGCCATCTGCAGCGCCTGCCGGACGACGACCGGCCCTCCCGGGCCGTGGTGGCCCGCATGAAGGCCGACGAGGAGCGCCACGCAGCGCAAGCGCGGGCCTCAGGCGCGATGGAACTGCCCCGGCCGGTGCGCGCGCTCATGCGCGCTGCGGCGCGGGTCATGACAACGACCGCCCACCACCTCTGA
- a CDS encoding OsmC family protein gives MECTVSWTGAAGTRSGMGFIAETGSGHVLAMDGAPDAVHPANGGQNLAPRPMEAVLAGTGGCTAYDVVLILKRGRHDVRGCSVKLTSERAETEPKVFTRIHMHFTVTGKGLTPVAVERAIAMSHEKYCSASIMLGKTAEITTGFEVVEA, from the coding sequence ATGGAATGCACAGTGAGCTGGACAGGCGCTGCAGGAACGCGGTCCGGCATGGGGTTCATCGCCGAAACCGGTAGCGGCCATGTCCTGGCCATGGATGGAGCGCCTGACGCAGTCCATCCCGCCAACGGCGGTCAAAACCTGGCCCCGCGCCCCATGGAGGCGGTGCTGGCCGGCACGGGGGGCTGTACGGCCTATGACGTGGTGCTGATCCTCAAACGCGGACGGCACGATGTGCGTGGCTGTAGCGTCAAGCTCACTTCCGAGCGTGCAGAGACCGAGCCCAAGGTCTTTACCCGCATCCACATGCACTTCACCGTGACCGGCAAGGGGCTGACCCCAGTGGCCGTGGAGCGTGCCATCGCCATGAGCCACGAAAAATACTGTTCTGCCAGCATCATGCTGGGCAAGACCGCCGAGATCACCACGGGCTTTGAGGTGGTCGAGGCCTGA